From one Thalassobaculum sp. OXR-137 genomic stretch:
- a CDS encoding NADH-quinone oxidoreductase subunit M, protein MLEQWLLTIVTFGPLLGVAFILTVRGTPEQVASSSRWLALVASGSVFLISLLILTYFDPATAEFQLVQKVEWIPGSSIAYHMGVDGISVWFVLLSTLLTPICILASWEAVQKRVREYMIAFLVLETMMVGMFCALDIFLFYIFFEAVLIPMFLIIGVWGGARRVYAAFKFFLYTLAGSVLMMLAVLAMYWQAGTTDIPTLMATRFLPDVQTWLWLAFFASFAVKVPMWPVHTWLPDAHVEAPTAGSVILAGVLLKMGGYGFLRFSIPMFPEASADFAPLVYTLSVVAVIYTSLVALVQQDMKKLIAYSSVAHMGFVTVGMFTMTTQGVEGSIFQMLSHGIVSGALFLCVGVVYDRMHTRDIDAYGGLANNMPRYALIFMLFMMASVGLPGTSGFVGELLILAGAFQTNTWLAAFTATGLVLGAAYMLYLYRRVIFGKLEKEQLKALLDLSPREIAVFAPLVVLVLWMGIYPSTFTDLMSASVENLITNYKVALGEAGTALAAR, encoded by the coding sequence ATGCTCGAACAATGGCTTCTGACGATCGTGACGTTCGGCCCCCTGCTCGGGGTGGCGTTCATTCTGACGGTCCGCGGCACCCCGGAGCAGGTCGCGAGCTCCTCGCGCTGGCTGGCCCTGGTGGCGTCGGGCTCGGTGTTCCTGATCTCCCTGCTGATCCTGACCTATTTCGACCCGGCCACCGCTGAGTTCCAGCTGGTCCAGAAGGTCGAGTGGATCCCGGGCTCGTCGATCGCCTATCACATGGGCGTGGACGGCATCTCGGTCTGGTTCGTGCTGCTGTCGACCCTGCTGACGCCGATCTGCATCCTGGCGAGCTGGGAAGCGGTGCAGAAGCGGGTGCGCGAGTACATGATCGCCTTCCTGGTCCTGGAGACCATGATGGTGGGCATGTTCTGCGCCCTGGACATCTTCCTGTTCTACATCTTCTTCGAAGCCGTCCTGATCCCGATGTTCCTGATAATCGGCGTGTGGGGCGGGGCGCGTCGGGTCTACGCCGCCTTCAAGTTCTTCCTGTACACCCTGGCCGGCTCGGTGCTGATGATGCTGGCGGTCCTGGCGATGTACTGGCAGGCCGGCACCACCGACATCCCGACGCTGATGGCGACCCGCTTCCTGCCGGACGTGCAGACCTGGCTGTGGCTGGCCTTCTTCGCCTCCTTCGCGGTGAAGGTGCCGATGTGGCCGGTGCATACCTGGCTGCCGGACGCCCACGTGGAGGCGCCGACCGCCGGCTCCGTGATCCTGGCCGGCGTGCTGCTGAAGATGGGCGGCTACGGCTTCCTGCGCTTCTCCATCCCGATGTTCCCGGAGGCCTCGGCCGATTTCGCGCCGCTGGTCTACACCCTGAGCGTGGTGGCGGTGATCTACACCTCGCTGGTGGCGCTGGTGCAGCAGGACATGAAGAAGCTGATCGCCTACTCGTCGGTCGCCCATATGGGCTTCGTGACGGTCGGCATGTTCACCATGACCACCCAGGGCGTGGAAGGCTCGATCTTCCAGATGCTGTCCCACGGCATCGTGTCGGGCGCGCTGTTCCTGTGCGTCGGCGTGGTCTACGACCGGATGCACACCCGCGATATCGACGCCTATGGCGGTCTGGCCAACAACATGCCGCGCTACGCGCTGATCTTCATGCTGTTCATGATGGCCTCGGTCGGCTTGCCCGGCACCTCCGGCTTCGTGGGCGAGCTGCTGATCCTGGCCGGCGCGTTCCAGACCAACACTTGGCTCGCCGCCTTCACGGCGACCGGCTTGGTCCTGGGTGCCGCCTACATGCTCTACCTCTACCGCCGGGTGATCTTCGGCAAGCTCGAGAAGGAGCAGCTCAAGGCGCTGCTCGATCTCAGCCCGCGGGAGATCGCGGTCTTCGCGCCGCTCGTCGTCCTGGTGCTGTGGATGGGCATCTATCCTTCGACCTTCACCGACCTGATGTCGGCCTCGGTGGAGAACCTGATCACGAATTACAAGGTGGCGCTCGGCGAAGCCGGCACCGCCCTGGCGGCCCGCTAA
- the nuoN gene encoding NADH-quinone oxidoreductase subunit NuoN, whose translation MDAATTLPIMAPASAEIFLAIAGLALLMVGVFKGEGSLKMLSWATIAALVVAAVLVVVKGGEALAFQGLFVTDSFAQYAKILILLGSAFSIVLSLGYLEREQAGRFEYPVLILFATLGMMLMVSAKDLIMLYMGLELQSLALYVVASIRRDTLKSTEAGLKYFVLGALSSGLLLYGCSMIYGFTGTTSFEILATVLGTGEAPSTGLVVGLVFLVCGLAFKVSAVPFHMWTPDVYEGAPTPVTALFAVAPKVAAIALFLRVMIDPFGDLLASWQQVVVFVSLASMVVGALAAIMQTNIKRLMAYSSIGHMGYALVGLAAGTEAGVTGVMIYMATYIFMNIGTFAVILGMRRDGRLVENLSDLAGLSRTHPMMALALLIFMFSMAGIPPLAGFFGKWYVFMAAVNAGLYGLAVVGVLASVIGAFYYLRIVKIMYFDEAQQPLDGAVAGDLRLILYGSAIVTVLFFLGLSPIYDTAAAAAASLIGA comes from the coding sequence ATGGACGCGGCAACGACCCTTCCGATCATGGCGCCGGCCTCGGCGGAGATCTTTCTGGCCATCGCCGGCCTTGCACTGCTCATGGTGGGCGTGTTCAAGGGCGAGGGCAGCCTCAAGATGCTGTCCTGGGCGACCATCGCCGCCCTGGTGGTGGCGGCCGTCCTGGTCGTGGTGAAAGGCGGCGAGGCGCTGGCCTTCCAGGGCCTGTTCGTCACCGACAGCTTCGCCCAATACGCCAAGATCCTGATCCTGTTGGGATCGGCCTTCTCGATCGTCCTGTCGCTCGGCTATCTGGAGCGCGAGCAGGCCGGCCGGTTCGAGTATCCGGTGCTGATCCTGTTCGCCACGCTCGGCATGATGCTGATGGTCTCCGCCAAGGACCTGATCATGCTGTACATGGGCCTGGAGCTGCAGAGCCTGGCGCTCTACGTGGTCGCCTCGATCCGGCGCGACACGCTGAAATCGACCGAGGCGGGCCTGAAGTACTTCGTGCTGGGCGCGCTCAGCTCGGGGCTGCTGCTGTACGGCTGTTCGATGATCTACGGCTTCACCGGCACCACCAGCTTCGAGATCCTCGCCACCGTGCTCGGCACCGGCGAGGCGCCGTCGACCGGTCTGGTGGTCGGCCTGGTGTTCCTGGTCTGCGGCCTGGCTTTCAAGGTCTCGGCCGTGCCGTTCCACATGTGGACGCCGGACGTCTACGAAGGTGCGCCGACCCCGGTGACGGCCCTGTTCGCCGTCGCCCCGAAGGTCGCCGCCATCGCCCTGTTCCTGCGGGTGATGATCGACCCGTTCGGCGATCTTCTGGCCTCCTGGCAGCAGGTGGTGGTGTTCGTGTCGCTCGCCTCCATGGTGGTGGGCGCGCTGGCCGCGATCATGCAGACCAACATCAAGCGCCTGATGGCCTACAGCTCGATCGGCCATATGGGCTATGCCCTGGTCGGTCTCGCCGCCGGCACCGAGGCCGGGGTGACGGGCGTCATGATCTACATGGCGACCTACATCTTCATGAATATCGGCACCTTCGCCGTGATCCTCGGCATGCGCCGCGACGGCCGTCTGGTGGAGAACCTGTCGGATCTCGCCGGCCTGTCGCGCACCCATCCGATGATGGCGCTGGCGCTGCTGATCTTCATGTTCTCCATGGCCGGCATCCCGCCGCTCGCCGGCTTCTTCGGCAAGTGGTACGTGTTCATGGCCGCGGTGAATGCCGGCCTCTACGGCCTCGCCGTGGTCGGCGTGCTGGCGAGCGTGATCGGTGCGTTCTACTATCTGCGGATCGTGAAGATCATGTATTTCGACGAGGCTCAGCAGCCGCTGGACGGCGCGGTGGCCGGCGACCTGCGGCTGATCCTGTACGGCTCGGCGATCGTCACGGTCCTGTTCTTCCTCGGCCTGTCGCCGATCTACGATACGGCGGCGGCCGCCGCCGCCAGCCTGATCGGCGCCTGA